Proteins encoded by one window of Juglans regia cultivar Chandler chromosome 15, Walnut 2.0, whole genome shotgun sequence:
- the LOC109020577 gene encoding uncharacterized protein LOC109020577: MKGRSSKQETKEGMEIDKPGKLKEEPHLSGAYIRSLVKQLTSSRTKDPMNHLKDPDCSTVDSDGFPGENLTKFCETQQAVNQPPQPQHHKKQVRRRLHTSRPYQERLLNMAEARREIVAALKFHRAAMKQASEQQQQQTQNEQQQQQSNKLQCQPAHPCFEKEGNITSGRIPRLYPSGTANFPSYLENLSHPSFSHPPFAQHPFSWPSSSPYDPPSAAENINFTLPNQPLGLNLNFHDFNNLDTSLYQKSNHQSLYASSSPNISVAATDQDAASVFAISQLEAGTTPPIADVIDSSTVTAGGSRGGLHAAMDDEEMAEIRSIGEQHQMEWNDTINIVRSAWWFKFWKTMELGAPEVKVEADDDGYHPFDEVMEFPAWLNANESCLQQHLTEDYFDDPALPCMDIGEIEGIDGDQWLA, from the exons ATGAAGGGTCGGTCATCAAAACAGGAAACTAAGGAAGGAATGGAAATAGATAAGCCTGGTAAGCTCAAAGAGGAACCTCATCTTTCGGGTGCTTACATCCGAAGCCTGGTGAAACAGCTAACCTCTTCAAGAACCAAAGATCCAATGAATCACCTCAAAGACCCAGACTGTAGTACTGTTGATAGTGATGGTTTCCCTGGagaaaatttaacaaaattttgtgAAACCCAACAAGCAGTAAATCAACCCCCACAACCTCAACACCACAAAAAGCAGGTTAGACGAAGACTCCACACCAGTAGGCCATATCAAGAAAGGCTCCTAAACATGGCTGAGGCTAGGAGAGAGATTGTTGCTGCTCTTAAATTTCACAGGGCGGCAATGAAACAAGCCAGCgaacaacaacagcaacaaaCACAGAATgaacaacaacagcaacaatCAAATAAACTGCAGTGTCAACCAGCCCACCCATGCTttgaaaaagaaggaaacatCACATCTGGGAGAATTCCTCGTCTATACCCATCGGGTACAGCCAATTTTCCTAGTTATCTTGAAAATCTTTCTCACCCTTCCTTTTCTCATCCACCTTTTGCTCAACACCCTTTCTCTTGGCCCTCTTCTTCTCCATATGATCCTCCATCCGCTGctgaaaatatcaatttcaCCCTCCCAAATCAGCCCTTAGGCTTGAATctcaattttcatgattttaacAACCTAGACACGAGCCTTTATCAAAAAAGCAACCACCAATCACTGTACGCATCCTCTTCCCCCAATATTTCTGTAGCTGCTACCGATCAGGACGCAGCCAGTGTATTTGCAATATCACAGCTGGAAGCGGGGACTACTCCTCCAATAGCAGATGTCATCGACTCCAGTACTGTCACAGCTGGTGGTTCTAGAGGAGGCTTGCATGCAGCAATGGATGATGAGGAGATGGCGGAGATCAGATCGATAGGAGAACAGCACCAGATGGAATGGAATGACACCATAAATATTGTCAGATCAGCCTGGTGGTTTAAATTCTGGAAGACCATGGAACTTGGGGCCCCAGAAGTTAAGGTTGAAGCCGATGATGATGGGTACCATCCATTTGATGAAGTCATGGAATTCCCAGCTTGGTTGAATGCAAATGAGAGCTGCTTGCAACAACATTTGACTGAGGACTACTTCGACGATCCGGCCTTGCCTTG CATGGACATTGGAGAAATCGAAGGTATTGATGGAGATCAGTGGTTGGCTTGA